In Serinus canaria isolate serCan28SL12 chromosome 5, serCan2020, whole genome shotgun sequence, the following proteins share a genomic window:
- the LRFN5 gene encoding leucine-rich repeat and fibronectin type-III domain-containing protein 5 isoform X2 yields the protein MEKLLLFLLFIGVAVRAQICPKRCVCQILSPNLATLCAKKGLLFVPPNIDRRTVELRLADNFVTNIKRKDFANMTSLVDLTLSRNTISFITPHAFADLRNLRALHLNSNRLTKITNDMFSGLSNLHHLILNNNQLTLISSTAFDDVLALEELDLSYNNLETIPWDAVEKMVSLHTLSLDHNMIDHIPKGTFSHLHKMTRLDVTSNKLQKLPPDPLFQRAQVLATSGIISPSTFALSFGGNPLHCNCELLWLRRLSREDDLETCASPTLLSGRYFWSIPEEEFLCEPPLITRHTHELRVLEGQRAALRCKARGDPEPAIHWISPEGKLISNATRSTVYDNGTLDILITTVKDTGSFTCIASNPAGEATQTVDLHIIKLPHLLNSTNHIHEPDPGSSDISTSTKSGSNASSSNGDTKVSQDKKVVVAEATSSTALLKFNFQRNIPGIRMFQIQYNGTYDDSLVYRMIPPTSKTFLVNNLAAGTMYDLCVLAIYDDGITSLTATRVVGCTQFTTEQDYVRCHFMQSQFLGGTMIIIIGGIIVASVLVFIIILMIRYKVCNNNGQQKATKVSNVYSQTNGAQIQGCSGALSQSMSKQALGHEEGIQCCKAAGDGAAQSPDTGSGQDSATTTSALPPAWTSSASLPQKQKRKSGPKPGSEPQGEAGGGAEPQNSNRNNSTALQLAGRAPDAAPTYKRAQSKPKAGASPQDTSPCALPENAASAAAPRQKSIRFHLSQD from the exons atggaaaaactgcttttgtttctgctgttcatTGGCGTAGCGGTGCGAGCTCAGATCTGCCCCAAGCGCTGCGTCTGTCAGATCTTGTCTCCCAACCTCGCCACCCTCTGTGCCAAGAAAGGGCTCTTGTTTGTTCCTCCCAACATTGACAGGAGGACCGTGGAGCTGCGGCTGGCCGACAACTTTGTTACAAACATTAAAAGGAAGGACTTTGCCAACATGACCAGCCTGGTGGACCTGACGCTGTCCCGGAATACAATCAGTTTTATCACACCTCACGCGTTCGCCGACCTGCGCAATTTGCGGGCTCTGCATTTGAACAGCAACCGATTGACTAAGATCACTAATGACATGTTCAGTGGGCTCTCCAATCTCCACCACTTGATACTGAACAACAACCAGCTGACTTTAATTTCTTCCACAGCTTTTGATGATGTTTTAGCTCTCGAGGAATTGGATTTGTCTTACAACAATCTGGAAACCATCCCTTGGGATGCCGTGGAGAAAATGGTCAGTTTGCACACTCTCAGTCTTGACCACAACATGATTGACCATATTCCTAAGGGGACCTTCTCCCACCTCCACAAGATGACCAGGCTGGATGTCACGTCCAACAAACTGCAGAAGCTGCCGCCTGACCCGCTCTTCCAGCGCGCTCAGGTGCTGGCAACCTCAGGAATTATCAGCCCCTCGACGTTTGCGCTGAGCTTTGGTGGGAACCCCCTGCATTGCAACTGTGAGCTTTTGTGGCTGAGGCGCCTTTCCAGGGAGGATGACCTGGAGACCTGTGCCTCTCCCACGCTGCTGTCCGGCCGGTACTTCTGGTCGATCCCCGAGGAGGAGTTCCTGTGCGAGCCCCCGCTCATCACGCGGCACACCCACGAGCTGCGGGTGCTGGAGGGGCAGCGGGCAGCCCTGCGCTGCAAGGCCCGCGGCGACCCTGAGCCAGCAATCCACTGGATTTCACCTGAGGGCAAACTGATCTCCAACGCCACCAGGTCCACGGTGTACGACAACGGGACGCTCGACATCCTCATCACCACAGTGAAGGACACGGGCTCCTTCACCTGCATCGCTTCCAACCCCGCGGGGGAGGCCACGCAGACCGTGGACCTGCACATCATCAAACTGCCCCACCTGCTGAACAGCACAAACCACATCCACGAGCCTGACCCGGGCTCCTCGGATATCTCCACATCCACCAAGTCGGGCTCCAACGCCAGCAGTAGCAATGGGGATACTAAAGTCAGCCAGGATAAGAAGGTGGTCGTCGCGGAAGCGACGTCTTCCACGGCTCTGCTGAAATTCAATTTTCAGAGGAATATACCTGGGATACGTATGTTTCAAATCCAGTACAATGGTACTTACGATGACTCCCTTGTTTACAG AATGATACCTCCCACGAGCAAAACCTTTCTGGTCAACAACCTGGCTGCGGGGACGATGTACGACCTGTGCGTGCTGGCCATCTACGATGACGGGATCACCTCGCTGACGGCCACCAGGGTGGTGGGCTGCACGCAGTTCACCACCGAGCAGGATTACGTGCGCTGCCACTTCATGCAGTCCCAGTTCCTGGGTGGGACCATGATTATCATCATCGGTGGGATCATTGTGGCGTCCGTGCTCGTGTTCATCATCATCCTCATGATCCGCTACAAGGTGTGTAACAACAACGGGCAGCAGAAGGCCACCAAGGTCAGCAACGTGTACTCGCAGACCAACGGCGCTCAGATCCAGGGCTGCAGCGGGGCGCTGTCGCAGTCCATGTCCAAGCAGGCTCTCGGGCACGAGGAGGGCATCCAGTGCTGCAAGGCTGCCGGCGACGGCGCCGCGCAGTCGCCGGACACCGGCTCCGGCCAGGACTCGGCCACCACTACCTCGGCTTTGCCTCCCGCCTGGACTTCCAGCGCTTCCCTGCCGCAGAAGCAGAAGCGAAAGTCGGGGCCAAAGCCCGGCAGCGAGCCGCAGGGCGaggcgggcggcggcgccgaGCCCCAGAACTCGAACAGGAACAACTCCACGGCCCTGCAGCTGGCCGGCCGCGCCCCCGACGCGGCCCCCACGTACAAAAGAGCACAATCCAAGCCAA AAGCCGGGGCCTCTCCGCAGGACACCAGCCCTTGTGCCCTCCCTGAAAACGCTGCCAGCGCTGCTGCTCCTCGGCAGAAATCAATCCGGTTCCACCTGTCCCAGGACTGA
- the LRFN5 gene encoding leucine-rich repeat and fibronectin type-III domain-containing protein 5 isoform X1 — protein sequence MEKLLLFLLFIGVAVRAQICPKRCVCQILSPNLATLCAKKGLLFVPPNIDRRTVELRLADNFVTNIKRKDFANMTSLVDLTLSRNTISFITPHAFADLRNLRALHLNSNRLTKITNDMFSGLSNLHHLILNNNQLTLISSTAFDDVLALEELDLSYNNLETIPWDAVEKMVSLHTLSLDHNMIDHIPKGTFSHLHKMTRLDVTSNKLQKLPPDPLFQRAQVLATSGIISPSTFALSFGGNPLHCNCELLWLRRLSREDDLETCASPTLLSGRYFWSIPEEEFLCEPPLITRHTHELRVLEGQRAALRCKARGDPEPAIHWISPEGKLISNATRSTVYDNGTLDILITTVKDTGSFTCIASNPAGEATQTVDLHIIKLPHLLNSTNHIHEPDPGSSDISTSTKSGSNASSSNGDTKVSQDKKVVVAEATSSTALLKFNFQRNIPGIRMFQIQYNGTYDDSLVYRMIPPTSKTFLVNNLAAGTMYDLCVLAIYDDGITSLTATRVVGCTQFTTEQDYVRCHFMQSQFLGGTMIIIIGGIIVASVLVFIIILMIRYKVCNNNGQQKATKVSNVYSQTNGAQIQGCSGALSQSMSKQALGHEEGIQCCKAAGDGAAQSPDTGSGQDSATTTSALPPAWTSSASLPQKQKRKSGPKPGSEPQGEAGGGAEPQNSNRNNSTALQLAGRAPDAAPTYKRAQSKPSKFLTLPADACRAKRRRSLGGELLEPRGAGLRSKRSMSMNGMLLQADCAAAPSGKATFSSSEWILESTV from the exons atggaaaaactgcttttgtttctgctgttcatTGGCGTAGCGGTGCGAGCTCAGATCTGCCCCAAGCGCTGCGTCTGTCAGATCTTGTCTCCCAACCTCGCCACCCTCTGTGCCAAGAAAGGGCTCTTGTTTGTTCCTCCCAACATTGACAGGAGGACCGTGGAGCTGCGGCTGGCCGACAACTTTGTTACAAACATTAAAAGGAAGGACTTTGCCAACATGACCAGCCTGGTGGACCTGACGCTGTCCCGGAATACAATCAGTTTTATCACACCTCACGCGTTCGCCGACCTGCGCAATTTGCGGGCTCTGCATTTGAACAGCAACCGATTGACTAAGATCACTAATGACATGTTCAGTGGGCTCTCCAATCTCCACCACTTGATACTGAACAACAACCAGCTGACTTTAATTTCTTCCACAGCTTTTGATGATGTTTTAGCTCTCGAGGAATTGGATTTGTCTTACAACAATCTGGAAACCATCCCTTGGGATGCCGTGGAGAAAATGGTCAGTTTGCACACTCTCAGTCTTGACCACAACATGATTGACCATATTCCTAAGGGGACCTTCTCCCACCTCCACAAGATGACCAGGCTGGATGTCACGTCCAACAAACTGCAGAAGCTGCCGCCTGACCCGCTCTTCCAGCGCGCTCAGGTGCTGGCAACCTCAGGAATTATCAGCCCCTCGACGTTTGCGCTGAGCTTTGGTGGGAACCCCCTGCATTGCAACTGTGAGCTTTTGTGGCTGAGGCGCCTTTCCAGGGAGGATGACCTGGAGACCTGTGCCTCTCCCACGCTGCTGTCCGGCCGGTACTTCTGGTCGATCCCCGAGGAGGAGTTCCTGTGCGAGCCCCCGCTCATCACGCGGCACACCCACGAGCTGCGGGTGCTGGAGGGGCAGCGGGCAGCCCTGCGCTGCAAGGCCCGCGGCGACCCTGAGCCAGCAATCCACTGGATTTCACCTGAGGGCAAACTGATCTCCAACGCCACCAGGTCCACGGTGTACGACAACGGGACGCTCGACATCCTCATCACCACAGTGAAGGACACGGGCTCCTTCACCTGCATCGCTTCCAACCCCGCGGGGGAGGCCACGCAGACCGTGGACCTGCACATCATCAAACTGCCCCACCTGCTGAACAGCACAAACCACATCCACGAGCCTGACCCGGGCTCCTCGGATATCTCCACATCCACCAAGTCGGGCTCCAACGCCAGCAGTAGCAATGGGGATACTAAAGTCAGCCAGGATAAGAAGGTGGTCGTCGCGGAAGCGACGTCTTCCACGGCTCTGCTGAAATTCAATTTTCAGAGGAATATACCTGGGATACGTATGTTTCAAATCCAGTACAATGGTACTTACGATGACTCCCTTGTTTACAG AATGATACCTCCCACGAGCAAAACCTTTCTGGTCAACAACCTGGCTGCGGGGACGATGTACGACCTGTGCGTGCTGGCCATCTACGATGACGGGATCACCTCGCTGACGGCCACCAGGGTGGTGGGCTGCACGCAGTTCACCACCGAGCAGGATTACGTGCGCTGCCACTTCATGCAGTCCCAGTTCCTGGGTGGGACCATGATTATCATCATCGGTGGGATCATTGTGGCGTCCGTGCTCGTGTTCATCATCATCCTCATGATCCGCTACAAGGTGTGTAACAACAACGGGCAGCAGAAGGCCACCAAGGTCAGCAACGTGTACTCGCAGACCAACGGCGCTCAGATCCAGGGCTGCAGCGGGGCGCTGTCGCAGTCCATGTCCAAGCAGGCTCTCGGGCACGAGGAGGGCATCCAGTGCTGCAAGGCTGCCGGCGACGGCGCCGCGCAGTCGCCGGACACCGGCTCCGGCCAGGACTCGGCCACCACTACCTCGGCTTTGCCTCCCGCCTGGACTTCCAGCGCTTCCCTGCCGCAGAAGCAGAAGCGAAAGTCGGGGCCAAAGCCCGGCAGCGAGCCGCAGGGCGaggcgggcggcggcgccgaGCCCCAGAACTCGAACAGGAACAACTCCACGGCCCTGCAGCTGGCCGGCCGCGCCCCCGACGCGGCCCCCACGTACAAAAGAGCACAATCCAAGCCAAGTAAGTTCCTGACGCTGCCGGCCGACGCGTGCCGCGCCAAGCGGCGGCGCTCGCTGGGCGGCGAGCTGCTggagccccgcggggccggcCTGCGCTCCAAGCGGAGCATGTCCATGAACGGgatgctgctccaggcagaCTGCGCCGCCGCCCCCAGCGGAAAAGCAACTTTCTCCAGTTCTGAGTGGATATTGGAAAGCACTGTGtga